In Leopardus geoffroyi isolate Oge1 chromosome B4, O.geoffroyi_Oge1_pat1.0, whole genome shotgun sequence, the DNA window CAAATATCATAATACTCTCCGAGAAGTGGTGTTTCTCAAAACGTGTTTCACAGAACAGTAATAggaggcaggggaaaaaaaagaggtatgtGGTAAGTCTGAGAAATGCTGCTATAGGACACTACAGAATAGGTCATTCTGATTTCTCTAACATATGAAACTCAGGTATAAAGGCAGCTGTCATCACTAAACAAGGATGAACAGGACCCCCACCTTCCAAAGCATTCATCACATAATGTAGTGTCCAGATCCCCTCTAACTCTGCCAGCTTTCCCTTCAAGTCTGCCTACTCTAATCAATAGATTAGAtgcttcccttttctgtttttcattttgggttTGTATGTTTGCTTATTGGTAAGTTCTTTAATTGCTGCATTCAAAAATGGATATAAAACTCTAGATGTGATCTGACCAAATCCATGGGATGAGGGTCTCTCCTGCATCATCATTTCCAGCTTTTTGTCTTTCACAAACTCATAAGACTATGAAAATACCAGAAAATGTGGTCAAGTACAGAAGACCATGTTTTGTGTTTGGAGAACTCCCTCCAGATTGATATCAATCAATTTTTTGATTAACAAACATACTTTTGGTGTATGATTACTCCCCAAATATGAATTctcctaattttttaattaattcaccTAACACATTTCTCTATCTTGTtcacaaaaaattataagaaaatctaCCTTGTGACTTGAAATAAAGGTATATCTGTACCTGTCTAGTAATCCTATCAAGAAGGGAATCACAATAGCGTCCTATAGTTTCCTATAATTTTTAACTGTAGATGCACAACATGATATGCCCCATATACCATTTATTAGAAActtgattgtctttttcttttcatatgttacCATTTTGGATCTGTaagtcttgctttttcttttcttagtatGTACTAATAGAGTATAAATGATTGGTCTTACAATATATAAAGACTTTTAGTTTTTTGCTAATAGAAGGAAACTTAGCAAGACATGAGGAAGaaaatgttctcctttctcttacaGCTCCAAAAGAAAAGCAGATACACTTCTGATCCTGCAACTCTCCTTGCAAAATGTTACGTTGAACAGTCTTATAAGACATGTATTTCAGAGATTATTACCATATCTTGTCAAAGTAACCTTTAATATCTGAAAATCTGAATTAGTAATGGCTAACTTACTAAATAATGCATAGCACaggtaatatttaaaagaacatgtTTCCtggaatatgtgaaaaaaaaacatgatttttcagtatttataaaAAGGAGATCACTGATAGCTCTTCTTCCACTCACATGAGGTAAAGTAAAGCCTATaatgctgtatttctttttacacAGTTTCAGATGTTGTCTCAGTTAAATGACCATTCTTAGTGATTTATGCTCCCAGTAATCCCTTTCTTGACTAAATATTTATAAGCCACCCACCCATTCAATGAAACAGTGAAGCAGACATCTGTTGCTCTGGCTTATTCAGCCTTTACTCTCTCTTTTCCAGTAGTAGCACCCTCATTACCAGGTCGCAAATGTGATTTTTATGGGATGGTTCCAGGAAGGATCCTTTGGAACACAGGCTTAGCCAATGACATACTCCAGGCCACAATAATTGGTTTGGGCCTGGATATGGGACCCAAGCCTGGTCACTCCTAGCCAGAGAGACCTAATCCCATGGCTTTTattccatgggggaaaaaagtcctcTTCTCTAcaaggtggttttttgtttgttcgtttttgtttttgtagtcaCATTaatctgggtttttgtttgtttgtttttttaatataatttattgtcaagttagctaacatacagagtatacagtgtactcttggctttgggagtagattcccatgattcatcacttacacacaagaGATAAGCTTAGAGATGCTCATGACCATCTTGCCACTAAAAGAGTGAGCCAGACTCAGAATGGCTCTAACATAGGAAAGCAGAgctgaaagatgaagaaaagaagataGAGATTATTTAAGAGACTGCTTAACCTCTGGATAGAGCTGCGCCTGAATCAGCGTCTTGGTTATGAGGGCCAATGAATTCCTGTCTGCTTTGCCTTAAGTTAGTTTGAGGTGGATCTccattacttaaaacaaaaacaaaaacaaaacaaacaaaaaccttaattCATACATCCAGACTGTGCCATTAATTTAGATAAAGTTTCCTTTACATAGAGTTCAGAGTctacctttctatttttcttcctttttgaaaaactGGCCCATGTTCTCTCTAGATGCAGACACCTTTTCTATATCCCATGATTTCTCTGCTAGGGACCAATTCAGGCTAGGGTCTTTTTAATTCTGCTACCTATGTCACTTAATCTGTCTCCTCTCCAATCTGGGTCtcaattttcatttctacaaAATGGGAGTTAGGAAAGAGAGTCTCTAAAACCCTTTTCTCATCTAGAACTCAGTGATTTTATGATGTTATATATGAAATTACTATTCAAAATACCTTCACTAACTTTTATAACGTATTTCTGAGACTAACTTGAGATAatgttatttttgcattttaatttattctttgcattatatataaaatacatttctttacttGATTTATAtaattcagtttcattattttaactGTTCAAGCCCAAGATAAAAATACTAGTTggacagagaagaaatggaaagagaaacttcccattataaaaattttataaaatttatattataatttttataatttataaaaaaagcaagttgtaaaTGGCAATtatataaaatcacatttatataaaatacatccAAACATTACACACCCTATATACCATCGttataaaaactgtattttttccttttcatattttaagttcCGAGCTCCTAAACCCTGCCTTTGCTTTTATTCATGTTAGctaacagaataaaaatacacttttctATAGATATTTATGTGAAAGCATAGAAAAAGGTCTAGAagaacatatatgaaaaaaacagaGGTTGATTTCCTGGACACACAATAAGAGTGGTGGCAAGATGATAGCTTTGTATGTAAAGTttcaatttttcacttttaatggCACTATTTTGTGCattacttctgtaatttttttaacgtgttctTTAAAGGAAGGTTTACTACATTTGTACCTTTTACTTAATACCAGTgactatttttatctttctgtttacAGATAGGTGTTAAGCCTCAGTTAACAGCATAGAAGCAgaagataagcaaataaatacaagcgaaaaaaataaaatgtgtgtttagTGCTAAATGATTTCTAAAAACGAGCTTCTCTGATATTCCAAGTGTAGTAACAACTCTTTGAAAACTTTGATGAAAGGATACTTACTTTATTATTTGGGAAATGTTCATCGTCAACATCTTCACCCAAACAGACCAAATCACCCTCTACTACTCTTGACCCATAGGTTCCAAGTCTGTAGGATACTGCCTCATTCCAAATTTTACTGCTATATGCATGAACGTAGAATATGCGCAtagaatggggaaaagagaacCACGCCTGGATACAACCCTCCTCCGTCATGCCAAAGCGATGCAGTGACTCCAACAATGCTCTCTCTCGAACTTTGAATTCAGGCATCAATGAAAGTGTGCCTTTAGCATCCtctgaaataaagagaaaatcagtgaGTCAACCACTTTCCTTTAAAGGCCAGTTATAAGTACCTTTATTATGCCCTCTAAATGAGAGGCAATGAACTGTGTCATCTTATAAACTTGAATATGAAGATGATGCTTATTACCAACTATAAACCTAGCTATACCTGaagagtttgtttgtttaataaagaTCATTAGTCATATAGTCCATTCTCCATTCATTttccctgctttaaaaaaaatagcaaaaagcaCATTAGTAATACCTACTTCAGAATGGAGATAAACTAACTGGAAATTATTCAGAGGACCTCTTTTAAAAAAGGCATGAAATAAACCTGTGAGCCTATAGATTTTTAAAGAGCTATTATGAACACTTATATAGAATATTTGGAATAAGAAAGGTTGGATCCTTCATGTATGCTAACAGGCCTTGCTAATggggtgctttttaaaattaaattgatggACTCTACTGCAAAGAGGCTTATTCAGGTAGGAATCCTCATTTTAGTAAATGTGCCACATGTTGCTCATGCACACTGAACTGTATGAATCATTGCCGTAAGGACATTATGTTCTCTGGACTCTAAATAATACAAACACAAACGTCATTTCGAGAGTGAAACTCCATGTAGATTGACTCTAGAACCCATACTCATAACCACTTTTCTTTAGTGCTTCTCATTAAACATTCTGCATTATAAACCATCACATTGGGCTAAAGTGTCAAAATTGACAGGGCTGAATGGCGACTAAGCCCAAATCAATGCACGAAGTATTGGATACAACAAATAATACTTTTATGTAGTTGGTTTTTCAGTCTCCCCGAGTTGTAGCATATACTTCCATCAGTACCAGTTTAGAATTTGGAATTCTTATCTCCTCTGAGGGTACAGACCAAGAAAAACTAAGAAGCTATTTCTCTCTTTACTCCTACCCCCAGGCAAGACTTAAAATAGACAAGAGTTCTGGATATTTGGCCCAAACTAAAGTGTCTTGGGcatgtaataaaattattaaatatataacatactaTAATCTATTTCCTATCACATTTATGTTGCAATGAATGCCCGCCTAATgacatacatttatattatagatTTGCATGACTATGTATGGggtaaagaaacttttaaataccagtttgaagaaaatatttctttgctcTGTTTACAGGATCATCCAAATCTTCTGGtgtaagaaataattttacagCCTCCACCTTTAAAAATCAAGCAAGCAAACAtagtaaatgaaaatgacaaattactttaaaaaatgtttatttatttttgagagagaaagcatgagcagggaggggcagagagagggagagagagagtcataaacaggctccatgctgtcagcacagaaccggatgctgggctcaaactcacaaattgcgagatcatgacctgagccaaaatcaagagtcagatgcttaattgactgagccacccaggtggtcgcaaatcacttttttaaaaaagatacaaattctctagcatcataaaaaaaaaaaaaaaataggcacttAACCAATGATATTTGGTGCTGCAATTTTATCTTCaagctttcaaaaattaaacagtGTTAAATTGGTAAATAAATCTGTACCAAGCAACTTTACACACAGgtttaaaatattctgaactggggcacctgggtggctcggttggttgaacatctgacttcggctcaggtcatgatcatgcagttcatgggtttgagccccatgtcaggctctatgctgacatctcagagcctggagcctgctttggattctgtgtctccctctctctctactcctctcccattcatgctctgtctctcaaaaataaataaaagttaaaaaaaattaaaacaaaatattctcaaCTGGAAAAAGTGCCTCCCATCACTTCCATATTCTACTTCTGTCATTCCTTATCTCTATCATTGAGTTACAACTGCATGTATGAACTAATGACATAAAACTCAGACCTGACCAACATAGACAACAAAAACAGGGGAGGTAATAAGCATAGGAAAATGGTGAACCACTAATTTCATTCCAGTTCTCAAGTTTTGGAATGCTTTGGTctttaaaataattgctaaaatcttttttttattgccaatagtaatattttcttttgaaaactaaatAGATTAaaagatgttcctttttttttaatgctatctATGAGGTcctgtatattattattattattattattattattattattatactgtcTCCAGCATGGTGATTCATATGTTTTAGAGTAGGAAAGGATCTTAAAATACATCATTCAACCTAAAATCCCAGTCTTATTTTAcagtattcattcatccattcaaacaaatatatgttaaaaagctaattcattcaaataaatattactAAGCATCTGTGATGTGCTAGGCACTATGCAGAGTACCAGGGATGGAATGTTGAGCAAGAGAGACATAGTGTTTGTTTACtggaaaagattaaataaacattaacagtaaaatataataaaacctaAGATGGGAAATCCAAGAGGCTTTGAAGTCACAAGATAAGAATAATTCAATTTTTCTTGGGAATGGGATAAGAATTTAAATTGAGATGCAAAGAATATAAAGGTTGGGGAGAAAATGTttccaaggaaagaaaatatggcTTTCTAGCATGGGGCCAGCCTCGAAGTTGGCCCCCACTGATCTCCATTCCCTGGTACTCATGCCTCGTGCAGTCCTCTTCTGTACTTACCAGGGTGGATCTGCGTGCCCAGTGAGTAAAACAGAGCAGAAGTGACGATGTCACTTCTAAGATTACATTATAAAAGACACTTCGATTTATgctgtggtctctctctcccattcattTGTGCTCCTGAACTCCTCTCTCATAGGGAAGTCATGCTATGAGTAGTCCCATGATGGGAACCTAATGCTTCCTGCCAAAAGCACAGTGTGCTTGGAAGGAGATCCTCTGTGCCTCATCAAGTCATCAAAGACTATAATCCTGGCTGACAGTGTGACTGCACACCATGAGACACCCTGATGCTGCAACACCCAGCTCGGCTGCTCCCAGATGCCTGACCCTCAGAGacagtgagataataaatgctcGTCATTATAGACCATGCAGTTTGTGAGTAgtttgtttgttacacagcaacaatTGACAGCTAAAGCTctagcaaagttaaaaaaaaaatgagaagcacAGAATATGACGTTTAAAAGAGGGGACAGCTTTTGTTTAAATGCTATAAGAAATGTGAATTTTGCATTATCGGATGCCATATTTCTGGAATTATAGGGTGTTACGTTTCCTCCAAATCCTCCATTCACTTCATTAAGAATTTGGTGAGTGCTCATCAATTCTCTGTTAAGTCTCAAGTATTAAACACAGGGACATCACATACAATTTCACTTTATTACAGTGTGATACTAAGACTACAATAGCTGCTCATAAATGTTCAATAATGTAGCATtatggtgtatgtatgtgtgtacatatgcattCATATGCTGGGTTAACAAAGCAAAGGGCTGGGTTATGTAGTAAGTATAACTGACAAAAAAATCAGAgcagagtgtttttttttaatccataccATTTCACTCTTCAGCAAAGCCAATCCAATCTGGTCAGTGTGAACTTTCCTTCCCATCCCAAATCTCTGTGGTCCATAGTAATTTACAAACCCTTTATTCTACGAATACAAGAAAATCAATCATTAAAAGCATATTATTAtgtgagcactgggtgatgtaagCGAtaaaccacgggaatctacccccaaaaccaagagtgcaCTGTATAcaatgttagccaatttgacaataaattatattaaaaaaaattaaaaactgaaattaaaaaaaaaaaagcatattgttATGGACTGCATGCCTGTAtatcccccaaaattcatacgttgaaatcctaacctccaatgtgatggtatttggaggtggggactCTGGGAGGTAATCagagctctcatgaatgggattagtggcCTTCTAAGAAAAGACCTTGGAGCTAGCTCACTCTATTTCCACCATGTGAGAATACAACACGAAGACAaggctggcaccctgatctcaggcttccagcctccagcatgatacaaaatatatttctgtgatttaaaagtcacccagtctatgggTCTTTGTCATAGGCCCAAAGTGACTACAACAAATTAATAGAATTATTGTGTCAGATATCTAACCAAGTTTCCtcctcatatttattttaataaaagaatactgTAATCAGCAATATACACATGGGAACCAAATGGTCTGAGATATGCTCtacaattaaagaaaagaaagaagaaaaacaaacaattaaaagttagaaaataaggCCAgcaaaaaaagccttaaaaaatagGTCAGCTTTCCATTCATATTACTGAAGGGTATTCTAGGATGCAGGACTTTCAATGCTAAAATTGGGGaagttctgggaaaactgggatGAACTGGTTACTGGGTGTGATCTTTGCTCTAAAGCTCTTTCTGATTCTGAGATGCTCCTGTTGTCTGGAGATGCTGGGAATAAGCAATACATTTACTTCAAACCCAGCAAGTCTTAGTTCCTTTATACAGAAcaattcattatttaattatctCAGTTTCTAAAGACCTGAGTCAAGAGAATGACATGGCATCACTTCCCCAAGAACAGAAAATTGTAAATTACTCTGCAACCTTAAAGACAATAATAGTCAGTGGTTAAACATGCTCTCACAAGGAAAACATCAGGGCCCAGATGGTTTCTTGAAAGATAAGAGTCTTCCACACTCACTTTATGAGAGGAgatcatatttattcattcagcaattattacttcaaatttggaaaaataatatcaaataatatcCTCGAATAACCAGAAGAGCTTTAAATACCCCTTCAAATTACTTAGGGCTGGATATAACAAAAGGTTTCTAGTGGTCAAAGTTATAACCAtctaaaacaaaacttcaaagacTTCTTATTTTCAGAACTAAAGGAAAGCTGGCTAAAGCTAAAACCATTTCTAATGGGGATTTTATAACTAGCAGTTGTGTATCCATAAGTTCCAAATGAAAGACAGGCAATAAATGCTATCAGACTTCAGAGAAACTTTCTCCCCTTTTTAAGGGATATTATTTCAGTAGCAGTTTTTCAGgacagagaaaagaattttagaTACAGAAGTAAGGGAAAAACAACCATATAAGGAGTATACAATCAAAGAGTGTCTATGCACAGGTAAAtgtgctgaattttaaaaatctttattagaAGTCATTTTCCTGACTGTAAGGCATAATAACTGATTAAAAacctggctttttgtttgtttgcttttctttggaGAGGAATAAAACTGTGTAAAAAGGTCTTTGTGGTCAGAATCTTATATCAGTGTTTTCAATGTTAGCTGTAGAGTAAAATCAGCtagggagtttttaaaaaatattaataaactaagCTGCATTCCCAAATGTTCttatttaattggtttggggGTAGAGATTGACTACTGAGATTGCGTACAAGCATCCCAGATTGAGGATTACTGGTCTAGATCAGAACTTGTCAAACTACTAATGGCCTATAAGTCAAATGTGGCCCTacacctatttttgtaaataaagttttattggaacacaaccatgcttattcatttatggattgtctatggctgcttccACACAATGGCAGTATAGTGGTTGCAAAAGAGACCATATGCCTAGCCCTCTACAGAGAAAGTTTGCTAACCTTACTCTAAATGATCAGACTGAAGGCTATGGCATGTTTAGATGCCTGGCAAATGTCACTTATATGTTTATGTTAAATAGCTTTTTATTGCAAGacataataaaatgtatgtgatttactacattgaaaaaaatcataattagactaaaaagaaaaagattgtatATAATTCTGATAAGTAATGTAACTATTTACCaaagatttctgaaaaaaattactgaacaaatttccaaaaaaaaataatccttttgcCTAAAATACTACTCTATATGGCATATGCTAAACATACAagtaacaaccaaaaaaacctaCCTCTGTTCTTATATAGATagcttccccctccccacatACTCTGGATAACACtatatgttacatttttaaaaatcacattaaagctgttttttatttatttattttatttttttttttaattttttttttttcaacgtttatttatttttgggacagagagagacagagcatgaacgggggaggggcagagagagagggcgacacagaatcggaaacaggctccaggctcttagccatcagcccagagcctgacgcggggctcgaactcccggaccgcgagatcgtgacctggctgaagtcggacgcttaaccgactgcgccacccaggcgcccctaaagctgttttttaatacaaaaatatactaccaagaaaattaaaaataagccaaatgtccctgtcattttttaaataattacatatacacatttaaaaaaaggtacgtttttcttcctgcctcagtGTAAAGAGGACTATAAACATTTTcctataacattattttaaaattgagttttctTACCTTAACATTTTCTATTGCCTCTAAAATTCTGTCTTTCAGGTTTGCAGAGTCATTTAtctggttttttaaatttctgatgaCAATATCAAAGTGATTTCCTTTGAGCTGACCAAGTCTAAGGGAATCATCTATAGATCGAATATTAaacacattcattcttttcttttcaatttctttttcaatatttttcaaccTATAAACGATAAATCATATAGACTCAGTtaaatcttacatttaaaaattaatgtaagttTAAATGACAGTTGCCAGACAACCACTTATACCAGAACACCTAAAAATTCAAAAGTTAATGTTATTTCAACGAATGTGCACTAAAAAACCCATTATTATAGGATCATATTACAGAGTTGTTTTATGACCTGAAACACACACTCCTAATGCTATCACTTTATCTGTGCCTTCTGACTTCTCCTTAATTTAACTGGTAAAAACCTCTTAAATGTTCTAGTCTTCCTGTCCTCAGACTTTGTTCCTTTCCTCCTCAGTCTCTCTTCCTCCAACATTACTAAGAAAAACCAGTAGCACCAGAGGATTTTACTAAAATTCTGCTCTGAacactttttctttaatatttatttatttttgagagtgggggaggggcagagagagagggagacacagaatccaaagcaggctccaggttctgagctgtcagcacagagcccgatgtggggctcaaactcatgaaccatgagaccacgacctgagcagaaatcagatcTTCAAACaaatgagcctcccaggcgcccctgctctgaACATTTTTTAACTCAAACTTTCAATTCTTTCCCAAGTCTAAAGAATAGATTCCAATTATTAGCATATCTTTAAAGACTCTGTAAGAAAGCATTTTCTCTACATTCATATTTTCTGTCATACTTATAGGAACTATCTGTTTTATCAGGTAGGTAGTTAACTTACTGCTCATCCAAATACATCTTCAAGTTTTTTTCACCTGCTAAAATCTTACTATTACTTGAAGGGTAATTAAAATCCTATACCCATTAGCCAAATCAAAGGGCTCTCTCCTCCTAggaattaataatattttgtctTTAGTAGTTGAAAACCAGTTTCTAACATCTAAATATCTTTGAAAGCTAAAGTCTTTCTCTCTTACTatactgtactttaaaaaaaaaaattttttttatgtttatttatttttgagagagagacagagacagagcatgggtcagggagggacagaaagagggaaacagaacttgaggcaagctccaggctgctgaatcactatgctgtgtaTCTGACACTAATGTAATATTTTGTGTCaagtatactaaaaaaaaaaaaaagaaaagaaaagaaaaaaaagaggttactgTGGCTATTCTGAGTAGTGGAATTATTAGTGACTTTTAACTTCATTCTTacattcttctattttctgaatctACTGTAATAAATAcgtatttattttacaattacaaaaaatatttttaaaatttgagaaagcTGAAAGGAGGTTAATTTGAATACTTTACTCTTCATTTAatgaggatttattttattttatttatttatttttttaacgtttatttatttttgagacagacagagacagagcatgaacgggggtgggtcagagagagggagacacagaatctgaaacaggctccaggctctgagctgtcagcacagagcccgacgcggggctcaaactcacagactgtgagattgtgacctgagcccaagtcggccgctcaaccgactgagccacccaggcgcccagaggatttattttaaatgtaagggACCATGACGATAAAAGCATAAAAAGTattatagtaattaaaaatacatacatttgtaaCACACTGTCCTGAATATAAATGCATGTTCAAATATGGTACAGggtattttttaaacctttaattttatgtcatctctatacccaacacagggcttgaacttacaaccctgagatcaagagtcacaggctatACCGACTGTGCCAGCCACACAGGATTTTTAGAAACAATTCAGATCATTTAAAATCTTCCACTTCTCAATGTGTCTGTCTTAAAACAACCTATATTTGTAgtataaatttaatgtttatttatttttgagagagagacagaaagagagagagagtccgagtaggggaggaacagagagagagggagacacagaattggaagcaggctccaggctctgagctgtcagaacagagcccaacatggggctcaaacccacaaactgggagatcataatctgagccgaagtcagacgcttaaccaactgagccactcaggcgccccttcagtgTAAATTTAAGACATAATGCTATTTAGatgataattatattattaaagaaTGTGCTGTTCAGTAAGCTTTCAATCAATTAATTActattggagcgcctgggtggctcagtcggttgagcgtcggacttcagctcaggtcatgatctcgcagttcttgagttcaagccccgcgtcgggctctgtgctgacagctcagagcctggagcctgcttccaattctgtgtctccctctccctgccccttccccgctcatgctctgtctctgtctctcaaagatgaataaacgttaaaaaaaatttttttttaattactattgaTAGTGAGGTTAATATGTTCCTAgtgttctgattttttaaatcttacatttATGTATCTGATGCA includes these proteins:
- the PUS7L gene encoding pseudouridylate synthase 7 homolog-like protein isoform X3 yields the protein MAHWRAEGCSQLPIQLASHVAFTLRKENLEMFEAVGFLAMKLGVIPSDFSYAGLKDKKAVTYQAMVVRKVTPERLKNIEKEIEKKRMNVFNIRSIDDSLRLGQLKGNHFDIVIRNLKNQINDSANLKDRILEAIENVKNKGFVNYYGPQRFGMGRKVHTDQIGLALLKSEMVEAVKLFLTPEDLDDPVNRAKKYFLQTEDAKGTLSLMPEFKVRERALLESLHRFGMTEEGCIQAWFSFPHSMRIFYVHAYSSKIWNEAVSYRLGTYGSRVVEGDLVCLGEDVDDEHFPNNKVHLVTEEEESANTYAIHQVVLPVLGYNIQYPKNKVGQWYQEILSRDGLQTCRFKVPTLKLNVPGCYRQILKCPHNVSYQLKEEHDTDVKMEGSHIDEATLSLLISFDLDASCYATVCLREIMKHDF
- the PUS7L gene encoding pseudouridylate synthase 7 homolog-like protein isoform X4, producing MFEAVGFLAMKLGVIPSDFSYAGLKDKKAVTYQAMVVRKVTPERLKNIEKEIEKKRMNVFNIRSIDDSLRLGQLKGNHFDIVIRNLKNQINDSANLKDRILEAIENVKNKGFVNYYGPQRFGMGRKVHTDQIGLALLKSEMVEAVKLFLTPEDLDDPVNRAKKYFLQTEDAKGTLSLMPEFKVRERALLESLHRFGMTEEGCIQAWFSFPHSMRIFYVHAYSSKIWNEAVSYRLGTYGSRVVEGDLVCLGEDVDDEHFPNNKVHLVTEEEESANTYAIHQVVLPVLGYNIQYPKNKVGQWYQEILSRDGLQTCRFKVPTLKLNVPGCYRQILKCPHNVSYQLKEEHDTDVKMEGSHIDEATLSLLISFDLDASCYATVCLREIMKHDF